A window of Pedococcus badiiscoriae genomic DNA:
TTGATGAGCACGTTGGGACGGTCGACGGCGGCATACAGCTCCTTGGCCTGCTCGACGGTCTTGGCCGTCTCGTGGGCCAGCCGGGGGTCGACCTCGATCGACACCCGGCCGTCGACGCCGTTGGTCGAGTCGTACAGCGGGCGAAGGATGTCGCAGGCCCTCTGGACGTCCGAGGTGGTCAGCGCGAACACGGTCTCGTCGACCGTCTTGCCTTCTGCCGCAAACTTGCGCAGGTCGGCGTCATAGCGATCTCCCTTGGCCAGGGCGGCCTGGAAGATCGAGGGGTTGGTGGTCACGCCGACGACGCCCTTGTCATCGATGAGCTCCTGCAGGTTGCCCGTCTCGATCCGCTCGCGGGAGAGGTCGTCGAGCCAGACGGAGACGCCGTTGTCGGCGAGAGCCTTGAGTGCTGCGTTCTCAGTCACGTGGGTCACTTCCCTTTGCTGGCTGCGCTCTTGGTCGCAGCGCTGTTCTTGGTGGTGGTGTCGGTGGCCTTGGTCGGGGAGACCTCGGCGCGCGGGCGGGTCTGGGTGACGGTCGCCGCGGCACTGTTGCGGGCGGTCGCCTTGGCGTCCTTGAGGGAGTCCTTGGCGGCCTTCACCACGGCCTCCGGGGTGAAGCCGAACTCGCGGTAGAGCGTCTTGTAGTCGGCCGAGGCGCCGAAGTGCTCGATGCTGACGCTGCGGCCGGCGTCGCCGACCAGGTCGTGCCAGCCGAGCGAGACGGCGGCCTCGACGCTGACGCGAGCGCGGACCTCGGGCGGCAGCACGCGGTTCTGGTAGGCCTTGCCGGCGTCCTCGAACCACTCGCGGCACGGCATCGACACGACGCGGGTGGGGATCCCCTGGCGCTCCAGGGTCTCCCTGGCCTCCAGCGCGATCGACACCTCGGAGCCCGTGGCGATGAGGATGACATCGGGCTTGCCCTTGCCGTCGGCGCCGCCGTCGATGAGGACATAGGCGCCCTTGGCGACTCCGGTGGTCTTCGCGTACTTCTTCCGGTCGAGCACTGGGAGGTTCTGGCGGGTGAGGGCCAGCCCGGCGGGACGGCCGTTGCGCAGGACCTGGGCCCAGGCCGCGGCGGTCTCGTTGGCGTCGGCCGGGCGGACGACGTCCAGACCCGGGATCGCGCGGAGGGCCGCGAGGTGCTCGATCGGCTGGTGGGTCGGGCCGTCCTCGCCGAGGCCGATGGAGTCGTGCGTCCAGACGTAGGTGACCGGCAGCTGCTGGATCGCCGCGAGACGCACGGCGGGGCGCATGTAGTCGGAGAACACGAGGAACGTGCCGCCGTACGGCCGGGTCAGCCCCTCGAGCGCGATGCCGTTGAGGATCATCCCCATGCCGTTCTCGCGGATGCCGAAGTGGAGGGTGCGCCCATAGGGGCCGCCCTTCCAGTCGCGGGTCTGCTTGGCCTTGGGGATGAAGGACGGCTCGCCCTCCATCGTCGTGTTGTTCGACTCGGCCAAGTCGGCGGAGCCACCCCAGAGCTCGGGCATGACGCCTGCCAGTGCGGTGAGGACCTTGCCCGAGGCGGCGCGGGTGGCCATCCCCTTGTCCATGTCCGCGGGGAAGACCGGCAGGGCGTCGTCGAGCCCCTCGGGGAGCTTGCCGTCGACGAGCCGGTCGAGCAGGGCGGCACGGTCGGCATTGGCCTTGCGCCACGCGGCATACGTCTTGTCCCAGGCCTTGTGGGCGGCCTTGCCCCGGGCCACGACCTGGCGGGCGTGGGCGAGCACGGCCCGGTCGACCTCGAACGTCTTCGTGGGGTCGAAGCCGAGCAGCTCCTTGGTGGCCGCGATCTCGGCATCGCCGAGCGCCGAACCGTGGGACTTGCCGGTGTCCTGCTTGGTGGGGGCGGGCCACGCGATGATCGTGTGGAGGCGGACGAGGGTGGGACGCTTGGCCTTCTTGGACTTCTGGAGGGCCGTGAAGAGGGCGTCGACGTTCTCGACATAGGTCGCGCCGTCACCGTTGCCGCGCCAGTCGACGTCGACGACGTCCCACCCGTAGGCGGCGTAGCGAGCGGCCACGTCCTCGGAGAACGAGATGTTGGTCTGGTCCTCGATGGAGATCTGGTTGGCGTCGTAGATGACCGTGAGGTTGCCGAGCTCCTGGTGGCCGGCCAGCGAGCTGGCCTCGGCGGACACGCCCTCCATGAGGTCGCCGTCGGAGGCGATGACCCAGATGTGGTGGTCGAAGGGGCTCTCGCCGGCGGCCGCGTCGGGGTCGAGCAGGCCGCGCTGGCGCCGCTGTGCCATGGCCATGCCGACCGCGGAGGCGAGGCCCGAGCCGAGCGGGCCGGTGGTGATCTCGACGCCCCGCGTGTGGTGGACCTCGGGGTGGCCGGGGGTGAGCGAGCCCCACGTGCGCAGGGCCTGGAGGTCCTTGAGCTCGAGGCCGTAGCCGGACAGGTAGAGCTGGATGTACTGGGTGAGGCTCGAGTGCCCCGCGGAGAGGACGAACCGGTCACGACCGAGCCATGACGCGTCGCCCGGGTCGTGGGTCATGACGTTCTGGAAGAGCAGGTAGGCGGCGGGCGCGAGGCTCATCGCGGTGCCCGGGTGACCGTTGCCCACCTTCTGGACGGCGTCGGCGGCGAGAATGCGGACGGTGTCCACGGCGCGGACGTCGAGGTCGCTCCAGCCGGCCTTCCTGGCCACCGGTCGGGGCAATGCACTGCTGCGCTTCCTCAGGGGCTGGGACTTCGCGGATCGGGTGGTGGTGGGCACGGATCGGTTCTCCTCACACTGAGCTGCACAGGCGGCGCATGACAACGATCCGAGACTAGTCCCGTGGGTGACCTGCGTCGCATCCAGTCCCGCCCGTGGGCGCCTCCCCAGCCGGGATAGACTGACGGGGCCCGGAAGCACCAGTACCACCCGAAGGACGCCGTGACCGCACTCGATCCGACAGCCCGGATCTCTGCGTCCCCGGCCCCGGCCCCGGGACGCAGAAGCAAGGCAGCGGCATACCTCGCGCTCACCAAGCCCCGCATCATCGAGCTGCTGCTCGTCACGACGGTGCCGGTGATGTTCCTGGCGCACAAGGGGATTCCGTCGCTGTGGCTCATCGTCGCCACGCTGGTCGGCGGGGCGCTCAGCGCCGGCGCGGCCAACACCTTCAACTGTGTGTACGACCGCGACATCGACGCGGAGATGCACCGCACCAGCAACCGTCCGATGGTGACCGGGGAGATCAGCCCGCGCGCGGGCCTCGTCTTCGGAGTGGTCCTCACCGTCGTCTCGACCGTCTGGTTCGCCCTGGTCGTCAACTGGCTCTCAGCGGCCCTCTCGCTCGGCGCCATCGTCATGTATGCCGTGGGCTACACGATGATCCTCAAGAGGCGCACCGCGCAGAACATCGTCTGGGGTGGCGCGGCGGGCTGCATGCCCGTCCTCATCGGCTGGTCGGCGGTGGCGAACTCGGTGTCGTGGTCGGCCGTGGTCCTGTTCCTGGTGATCTTCTTCTGGACCCCGCCGCACTACTGGCCGCTGTCGATGAAGTTCAAGGACGACTACGCGGCGGCGCACGTGCCGATGCTCCCGGTCGTCGAGAAGTTCGTCGTGGTCGCCCGCCAGATCGTGGCCTACTCCTGGGCGATGGTCGCGGCGTCGCTGGCGTTGGTGTGGGTCAACCCGATGGGCTGGATCTACCTCGGCACCGCGATCGTCACCGGGGTGCTCTTCCTGCTCGAGGCCCACCGCCTGCTGCGGGTCGCCAAGACCGGTGCCGACCCCCGGGTGCTCAAGCCGATGCGCCTGTTCCACTTCTCCATCACGTACGTCGGCATCCTGTTCCTCGGCGTGGCCGTGGACCCGCTGCTCTACCTGCCGGTCGTCCCGCGCTGACGCGTCTCCCGTCGGAGCGCCCGTCGGACTCCGCTACCTGTTGCAGGTGACGACGAGGCCCAGCTGGGCCACCGACCGGGGCATGCTGAGGCGCACGCCACCGTCACCGCCGGACTTCGAGCAGTCCGGGACATAGCGCGGCCAGAAGACGAGCACCGCGCCGGCAACGACCAGGGCCAGCACGAAGAGCTGGCGCATGAGGTGGATGCGGGGCGTTTCCATGTCAGGAGTGTGCCTGCGTCGGCGCCGCAGCGGGAGGACCGTTCGGCCGATTTTTCAGCGCGTCGTGGACCGCAGCCTGACCATGGCGCGGGTGAGCGCGACCACGAGAAGCGTTGCAAGGAGCATGTGCACGAGCACCACCACCCAGGGCAGGCCGGTGAAGTACTGCGTGTAGCCCACCGCCCCCTGCGCCATGGTCACGGCGAAGACCACCGCCCAGGCCCGCCCGGGGGCCGAGGACGACCCCGTCAGCCGGCTGGCGACCCAGACGGCGACGACCAGTCCGACGAAGAGCGTGACCGCGTCGGCGTGCAGCCACGAGACGGTCCGCGGGTCGAACCCGAACCGTGCCGGCTGGGTGGCGTCGCCCGAGTGGGGTCCGGAGCCGGTCACCACGGTGCCCAGCAGCAGCACCACGGCGGCGACCGCGCAGGTGAGCCACCCGAGCCTCTCGACGAGCGGGTGGACCGCGAGGGCCCGCGCACCCCCGCCCTCCGGGGCGCGGAACACGAGGTATGCCGCAGCGGTCACCAGGCACATCGACACGAGGAAGTGGGCGGAGACCGTGGCTGGGCTCAGGCCGGTACGCACCGTGATCCCGCCCAGAACCGCCTGGACGCCGACGCCGCCGAGGACCACGAATGCCGCCACGCGCAGGTCACGACGGGGCCTGCACCACCGCCACACGGCATACAGGGTCGCGATCGCGGCGATGCTCACGACACTGGTCAGGGTGCGGTTGCCGAACTCGACGTAGCGGTGCCAGCCCTCGGCCTGGTGGGCCACCGGGGTGTAGGACCCGGGCACGCACTGCGGCCAGGTGGGGCAGCCGAGCCCGCTGCCGGTCAGGCGGACGAGACCGCCGGTGACGACGATCAGCACCTCGGCAACCAGGTTGGCGAGCAGGATCGTGGGCAGCCACACCCGTCCGGCAGAGGCCGTCGGGGCAGCGACGGTGGAGGGCGAGGCGGGTGCTGCGGTCACGCCACGAGGGTACGGCTCAGGGTCGGCACCGAAGCCGTCGGGGGAGTCCCGCTGGCGCTGGCGGTCAGTCGCTCCAACGGAAGAACCGGCGCGCCAGCGCCGTGGCGACCAGGGCCCAGACAGTCAGGACGAGCCAAGCCCCGGGGAGGGCCCGTCCCTCGACGAACGCCGCCCGCAGGCTGTCGCCGAGGGCCGCCGACGGCAGCAGCGCGACGATTCCGGCGAACCGCGCTGGGAGCTCGGTGCCGGCGATGACGACACCGCCGAGGGCGAGCAGCGCCACCCACAACAGGTTGGCGACGGCCAGCACCCCCTCGGCACGAAGGGTGCCCCCGAGCAGCAGCGCCAGGGCGACGAAGGCCCAGGTCCCCAGCGCGAGGGAGAGCACCGCCGCGGGTATGCCGCGCAGCGTGGGCTCCCAGCCCAGCGCCAGTCCGAGCCCTCCGATGACGACCACCTGCACGCCGATGACACTGAGCACCGCCAGCGCCTTGGCCAGGACCAGTCCGGTGCGGCCAAGCGGGGTCACGCCGAGGAGCCGCAGCACGCCGTAGCGACGGTCGAAGCCGGTCGAGATCGCCTGACCGGTGAAGGCCGAGGAGATGACGCACAGCGCGAGCACTCCCGGGACGGCGAGGTCGACCCGGCGACCGCCACCGAGCGAGATGGACCGGGCGTGGACGAGGGCGATGAGAACGGCGGCAGGCAGCAGCACGGCCACCAGCAGCTGCTCGCCGTTGCGCAGCAGCGTGACCGCCTCGAACCGCGCCTGCGCCAGGACCCGGGCGGCCGGTCCGGCCGGTCCGGCCGGGAAGGCAGAGCCGACCCCTGCGACCGGTGCGGCCGGGGTGGCTGGCGTGGCCGGCGTGGCTGGCGTGGACTCGGCGGTCATGCCACGGACCTGCGGGTGAGGGCGAAGTACCGATCCTCGAGCCGGCCGCCGCCGGTGACCTCGGCGAGCGAGCCCTGCGCGACCACGGCACCGGACGCGACGACGACGATGTGGTCGGCCAGCCGCTCCGCCTCCTCGAACGAGTGGGTGGTGAGGACCACCGCGGCGCCCTCGTCGGCGAGGGACCGCACGAGCTCCCACACGTCGAGCCGGGCATGCGGGTCGAGTCCGGCGCTGGGCTCGTCGAGGAAGGCGACCTCAGGACGGCCCACGAGGGCCGCCGCGAGTGCCACCCGCTGGCGCTGGCCGCCGGAGAGCCTGCGCACCGAGGTGCCGGCGAACTCGTGGATCCCGAGGCGTCGGACGAGGGGCTCGAGAGGTGCGGGGTCCGCATACATCGACGAGAGGTGACGCAGCAGGCGCAGCGGCCGGGCCGAGGCCGGCAGACCGCCGTCCTGGAGCATGACGCCGACCCGGGCCCGGTGGGCGGGGCCGGCCTTCCACGGGTCGGTGCCCAGGACGCGCACCTGCCCGCCGTCAGGGCGACGCAACCCCTCGCAGCACTCGACCATCGTCGTCTTGCCGGCGCCGTTGGGTCCGAGCACCGCGGTCACCGCGCCGGGCTCGGCCTGCCAGGACGCGCCGTCGAGCGCCGCCACGCCGCCGTAGCGCTTGGCGAGATCTGAGACGAGGACGGCGGGTGGCACGCCTCGAGTCTAGGCAGCCGCGCGGTCGGTGCCGGAGGCGGCCCGAGGACCTCAGAGGACTCGCCGGGGGCGAGGTGTGGGCGAGGTGTGGGCGGCTTCCCCATGTCGAGGGGTACCTCAGCGGCGGACGGTGAGGACATCGGGTCGACACGACCTCCACCGCACCAAGGAGCACGGTCATGAGCATCACCGCACATCCCTACATCGTCGTCGCCGAGCAGCTGTGGAAGCAGGAGAGCCTGTCCGGCGCCAACCTCGCCCCGAGGCGGGCGCACCGGCCCCGCACGCCCCGCACGCCGCGCAGCCCGCGCACGCTGCGGTGGCCGCGATGGCCGCGCAGGGCCCGCGACTGGCGCCTGCCCCGCCCGCTGGGACCCGCCGTGCGCACCACCCCGCGCCCGGTCTGAGGCCCCCGGGACGGCGCTGCGGCACAGATAGGGCAGTCGCCCCATGTGCCCGCCCGCCTCAGAGGAACACCGTGGAGACACGCCACCACCGGCACCACCCCACCACCAGCACCGCCATCCCACCACCAGCAAGGAGCACAGCATGAGCATCTACGCAGACCCGCTGTTCGTCGCCGCAGAGGTCCAGTACCGCACCCGGAACCTGTCGGACGGGCTGGCAGGGGCGGTCCCGGCGCGGCACCACGGCCACGCCGTCCGGACCGCCCTCGGTCGGGTCATCCACGTCCACCGTCACCCTCGGGGCGCCGCCCGCACCGGCCCTGCTCGCATCGCCTGACCGCGACGCCCCGATGGTGACCGCCCCGATGGTGACAGCGCCGATGGTGACAGCGCCGATGGTGACAGCGCCGATGGTGACCGCGCTGCACCCCGAATCCCACGACGCCGTGTCGGACCGCTCCGACATAATCGGTGCCGTGGGTTTCGAGCGTTCGTCAGCGGGCTTGTTCGTCGGACGTGACGCCGAGGCGACCAGGCTCGCCGCCCTCCTGGGACTCGACGCGGGACTCGACGCGCGGTCGGGGACCGGGATGGTCCTGTTGTCCGGTGACGCAGGCATCGGCAAGACCCGCATCCTCGCCGAGGTCGCGGCGCGGGCCCGCGCCCAGGGCTGGAGCGTGCTGGTCGGGCACTGCCTGGGCGAGGCCGGCCAGTCGCTGCCCTACCTGCCGTTCATCGAGGTCCTCGGACGCCTGGAGAGCACGTCGCCCGAGCTGCTCGACCGGGTCGTGACGGCTCACCCGGGGCTTGCCCGGCTGGTCCCGTCGCGTCGCGCCGAACCCCACCCCGACGACCCCGCCGACGCGGCGGTCGACCGCGGCGACCTCGTCGAGGCCGTCCACGGCGCGCTCGACGACCTGGCCTCCGACGGGCCGATCCTGCTCGTGGTCGAGGACGTGCACTGGGCCGACCAGTCCTCCCGCGACCTGCTGACCCTGCTGTTCACCCGGGGGTTCTCCCGGCGGGTGAGCATCGTGGCGTCCTACCGCAGTGACGACCTGCACCGGCGCCACCCCCTGCGGAACACCCTCGCGCACTGGTCGCGGCTGGCCGAGGTGGAGCGGCTCGACCTCGCGCCGCTGCCCGACGACGCCGTCCGCCAGCTGGTCCGGGGGCTGCAGGCCCGGCCCCTGGCCGAGGCCCAGGTGCGCCAGGTGGTCGAGCGCGCAGAGGGCAACGCCTTCTTCGCCGAGGAGCTGGTGGCCGCGACGTCGCTCGGCGGGTCGGGTCTGGCCGAGGACCTGTCGCGGCTGCTCCTCGTGCGCTTCGACCAGCTCGACACCGCGGGGCAGCACGTGGTGCGGGTGGCCTCGGCCGCCGGGCGGCACGTGTCCCACCGCCTGCTGGCGGAGGTCGCCGGTCTCGGCGAGGCCGAGCTCGACGCGGGTCTGCGCGACGCGGTCGAGCACCACGTCCTGGTCCCCACGGACAGTGGTGGCTACGCCTTCCGGCACGCCCTGCTGGGCGAGACGGTCTATGACGACCTCCTGCCGGGCGAGCGGGTGCGGGCCCACGAGAGGTATGCCGCGGCGCTCGGGCAGGACCGGTCGCTGGGGACCTGGGCGGAGCTGGCTCGGCACGCCTCGGCGGCGGGCCGGCGCGAGCAGGCGCGCGAGGCGAGCGTGCGGGCCGGCGACTCCGCCATGCGCATGGCAGGGCCGGAGGAGGCCTTCCGCCACTTCCAGAACGCGCTGTCCCTGATGCCCGAGACCGACCCCGAGTCTGATGCGGTGACCCTGCGGGCCGCCACCGCTGCCACTGCGGTGGGCCACGCCCTCAAGGCCCTCGAGCTGCTCGAGGAGCGACTGGCCCGGCGTCCGGTCGACGCGGACCCGGCCGGTCGCGCCGAGCTGCTCGCGGCCCTGGCCACGACGGCCCGGATCACGGAGAGCACGCTCGACACGCTGGCGGCGACCAAGGAGGGTCTCGGCCTGCTG
This region includes:
- the tkt gene encoding transketolase — encoded protein: MPTTTRSAKSQPLRKRSSALPRPVARKAGWSDLDVRAVDTVRILAADAVQKVGNGHPGTAMSLAPAAYLLFQNVMTHDPGDASWLGRDRFVLSAGHSSLTQYIQLYLSGYGLELKDLQALRTWGSLTPGHPEVHHTRGVEITTGPLGSGLASAVGMAMAQRRQRGLLDPDAAAGESPFDHHIWVIASDGDLMEGVSAEASSLAGHQELGNLTVIYDANQISIEDQTNISFSEDVAARYAAYGWDVVDVDWRGNGDGATYVENVDALFTALQKSKKAKRPTLVRLHTIIAWPAPTKQDTGKSHGSALGDAEIAATKELLGFDPTKTFEVDRAVLAHARQVVARGKAAHKAWDKTYAAWRKANADRAALLDRLVDGKLPEGLDDALPVFPADMDKGMATRAASGKVLTALAGVMPELWGGSADLAESNNTTMEGEPSFIPKAKQTRDWKGGPYGRTLHFGIRENGMGMILNGIALEGLTRPYGGTFLVFSDYMRPAVRLAAIQQLPVTYVWTHDSIGLGEDGPTHQPIEHLAALRAIPGLDVVRPADANETAAAWAQVLRNGRPAGLALTRQNLPVLDRKKYAKTTGVAKGAYVLIDGGADGKGKPDVILIATGSEVSIALEARETLERQGIPTRVVSMPCREWFEDAGKAYQNRVLPPEVRARVSVEAAVSLGWHDLVGDAGRSVSIEHFGASADYKTLYREFGFTPEAVVKAAKDSLKDAKATARNSAAATVTQTRPRAEVSPTKATDTTTKNSAATKSAASKGK
- a CDS encoding COX15/CtaA family protein, with product MTAAPASPSTVAAPTASAGRVWLPTILLANLVAEVLIVVTGGLVRLTGSGLGCPTWPQCVPGSYTPVAHQAEGWHRYVEFGNRTLTSVVSIAAIATLYAVWRWCRPRRDLRVAAFVVLGGVGVQAVLGGITVRTGLSPATVSAHFLVSMCLVTAAAYLVFRAPEGGGARALAVHPLVERLGWLTCAVAAVVLLLGTVVTGSGPHSGDATQPARFGFDPRTVSWLHADAVTLFVGLVVAVWVASRLTGSSSAPGRAWAVVFAVTMAQGAVGYTQYFTGLPWVVVLVHMLLATLLVVALTRAMVRLRSTTR
- a CDS encoding ATP-binding cassette domain-containing protein, whose product is MPPAVLVSDLAKRYGGVAALDGASWQAEPGAVTAVLGPNGAGKTTMVECCEGLRRPDGGQVRVLGTDPWKAGPAHRARVGVMLQDGGLPASARPLRLLRHLSSMYADPAPLEPLVRRLGIHEFAGTSVRRLSGGQRQRVALAAALVGRPEVAFLDEPSAGLDPHARLDVWELVRSLADEGAAVVLTTHSFEEAERLADHIVVVASGAVVAQGSLAEVTGGGRLEDRYFALTRRSVA
- a CDS encoding AAA family ATPase: MGFERSSAGLFVGRDAEATRLAALLGLDAGLDARSGTGMVLLSGDAGIGKTRILAEVAARARAQGWSVLVGHCLGEAGQSLPYLPFIEVLGRLESTSPELLDRVVTAHPGLARLVPSRRAEPHPDDPADAAVDRGDLVEAVHGALDDLASDGPILLVVEDVHWADQSSRDLLTLLFTRGFSRRVSIVASYRSDDLHRRHPLRNTLAHWSRLAEVERLDLAPLPDDAVRQLVRGLQARPLAEAQVRQVVERAEGNAFFAEELVAATSLGGSGLAEDLSRLLLVRFDQLDTAGQHVVRVASAAGRHVSHRLLAEVAGLGEAELDAGLRDAVEHHVLVPTDSGGYAFRHALLGETVYDDLLPGERVRAHERYAAALGQDRSLGTWAELARHASAAGRREQAREASVRAGDSAMRMAGPEEAFRHFQNALSLMPETDPESDAVTLRAATAATAVGHALKALELLEERLARRPVDADPAGRAELLAALATTARITESTLDTLAATKEGLGLLDEVEEDHLQTRARLLAARVQALADRGRDGEAIAAVQESVAAAEAAGLRDLADEVRVVEARILERAGDPETSRATLERIIATSRTPGDPAEVRAYHHLGWLHHRAGRLDEAVEVYRKGVERARGAGRPWAPYAFDGRLLAGIAAYERGRWSEALDILDVSREVPPEPARSLLTGARMYVAAARGDFSAVAGLDVSRPWWEQEGLVSLLAGSAAIDLYGHADDLASAMRVHDEVVEVLNRVWYPLFQGQLRLDALLLGQLGSHIQRVPSSERPALLARGAELADSATQVWDEAITRPGNDGPESTAWLARAAAEALRLRWLGGEEVDPVRMVEAWRAAVDAFDVYGHPYESARSRARLGIFLKSTGDPRGSDELKAALEVAQRLGAEPLRAEIRLGGGVRSTPRHSSRQGEALTTREAEILALVALGRSNRQIGTQLFISAKTASVHVSNIIAKLGVTGRGEAVAVARERGLLD
- a CDS encoding ABC transporter permease, with the protein product MTAESTPATPATPATPAAPVAGVGSAFPAGPAGPAARVLAQARFEAVTLLRNGEQLLVAVLLPAAVLIALVHARSISLGGGRRVDLAVPGVLALCVISSAFTGQAISTGFDRRYGVLRLLGVTPLGRTGLVLAKALAVLSVIGVQVVVIGGLGLALGWEPTLRGIPAAVLSLALGTWAFVALALLLGGTLRAEGVLAVANLLWVALLALGGVVIAGTELPARFAGIVALLPSAALGDSLRAAFVEGRALPGAWLVLTVWALVATALARRFFRWSD
- a CDS encoding heme o synthase; the encoded protein is MTALDPTARISASPAPAPGRRSKAAAYLALTKPRIIELLLVTTVPVMFLAHKGIPSLWLIVATLVGGALSAGAANTFNCVYDRDIDAEMHRTSNRPMVTGEISPRAGLVFGVVLTVVSTVWFALVVNWLSAALSLGAIVMYAVGYTMILKRRTAQNIVWGGAAGCMPVLIGWSAVANSVSWSAVVLFLVIFFWTPPHYWPLSMKFKDDYAAAHVPMLPVVEKFVVVARQIVAYSWAMVAASLALVWVNPMGWIYLGTAIVTGVLFLLEAHRLLRVAKTGADPRVLKPMRLFHFSITYVGILFLGVAVDPLLYLPVVPR